The following proteins are encoded in a genomic region of Pseudodesulfovibrio mercurii:
- a CDS encoding ABC transporter ATP-binding protein encodes MRNKGCGTLLSRVFLGRKPAYHEALKSLSLEIDDHEIVGVIGRNGAGKSTLLRLLSGIINPTSGTIRRQKDAKVVPLLSLGIGFHPELTGLENCRLSGLLMGLGKAELARRMDDIIEFADIGRFFHEPVKTYSSGMYARLAFSLATSVDPDVLLIDEVLGVGDAAFAQKCTGRINKLLKQGTTAIIVSHDLHFLMGNCSRMILLDKGQCVADGDPADVAGQYAKI; translated from the coding sequence GTGCGCAACAAGGGATGCGGCACACTTCTGTCGCGGGTGTTCCTGGGGAGGAAACCAGCCTACCACGAGGCGCTGAAGTCGCTGAGCCTTGAGATCGACGACCATGAGATCGTCGGCGTCATCGGCCGGAACGGGGCGGGGAAAAGCACCCTGCTACGGCTGTTGTCCGGGATCATCAACCCGACCTCCGGGACCATCCGCCGCCAGAAGGACGCCAAGGTCGTCCCCCTGCTCTCACTCGGCATCGGGTTCCACCCCGAGTTGACCGGGCTCGAGAATTGCCGGTTGTCCGGGCTGCTGATGGGGCTGGGCAAGGCCGAGCTGGCCCGGCGGATGGACGACATCATCGAATTCGCGGACATCGGCCGCTTCTTCCACGAGCCCGTGAAGACGTACTCGTCGGGCATGTACGCCCGGCTGGCCTTTTCCCTGGCCACGTCCGTAGACCCGGACGTCCTGCTGATCGACGAGGTGCTCGGCGTGGGCGACGCGGCCTTTGCCCAGAAATGCACCGGCCGGATCAACAAATTGCTCAAACAGGGGACCACGGCTATCATCGTCTCCCATGACCTCCATTTTCTCATGGGGAATTGCAGCCGGATGATCCTGCTGGACAAGGGGCAATGCGTCGCGGACGGCGATCCCGCCGACGTGGCCGGGCAATACGCGAAAATCTAG